The DNA region TCGGTTTGTACAGCCTCGCCGTTGGCTTTCCGGTTCCGATCATTTTGGCTTTGCTCATGAATGAGGTTCGTGCCGAGAAATTCAAGCGATTCGTACAGACGATAACCTACGCACCGCATTTCCTGTCGATCGTCGTGGTCGTCGGGATGATGATGATTTTCCTGTCGCCGCGCTACGGCATCCTCAATCATTTTATTGAGATGTTCGGCGGCAAGGCGATTAATTTCATGACTGAACCGGGCTGGTTCAAAACGCTGTACGTGCTGTCCGATGTTTGGCAGACCATGGGATGGAGCTCCATTATTTATTTGGCCGCGCTCGCCGGCATCGACAACCAGCTGCATGAAGCCGCGAGGGTGGACGGGGCTACACGGCTCCAGCGGATCTGGCATATTAACATTCCCGGCATCATGCCGACGATCATCATTTTGCTGATATTGAACATCGGAAGCATCATGAGCATCGGCTTTGAGAAGGTGCTGCTGATGCAGAACAATTTGAACATGGAGAGCTCCGACATTATTGCCACCTACGTGTACCGGATGGGGATCCAGAATGCCGAATACAGCTTCTCGGCCGCCGTCGGATTGTTTAATTCCGTCATCAACTTCGTGCTGTTGGTTGTCGTGAACTTTATCTCCAGACGCGTGAGCGAAACAAGTCTTTGGTAGGGGAGGGCGCTTTAGTATCATGCAAATCGAATCCAGGGGAGACCGCATCTTCAACATCATTAATTACACGATCCTGATCCTCGTCACGCTCATTGTCCTGTACCCGCTGCTGTTCGTGCTAAGCGCATCCTTCAGCGATCCGCAGACGGTTCTTCGGGGCGAAATGCTGCTGTGGCCAAAAGGCTTCAATCTGAACTCCTATGTCAAAATATTTCAAAATCAGGATATCATCAGCGGCTTTACCAACACGCTGATCTACACTTCGCTCGGGACGCTCATCAACCTGACAATGACGATTCTTGCGGCTTATCCGCTGTCGCGGAAGGACTTTGTCGGGCGCAATGCGATCATGGCACTGCTCGTTTTCACGATGTTTTTCAGCGGCGGGCTGATCCCGACCTATCTGCTCATCAAGAACCTGGGCATGCTGAATTCACTTTGGGTCATGATCATACCGAACGCCGTATCCATCTGGAACATCATCATTATGCGAACCTTCTTCCAGCAGTCCATTCCGAACGAGCTGCAGGAGGCGGCGACCATCGACGGCTGCTCGAATATCAAAATTTTGACCCGGATCATCCTGCCGCTGTCGATGCCGATCATTGCCGTAACCATTTTGTTCTACGCGGTCGGACACTGGAATGCGTTCTTCAACGCACTCTTGTACTTATCCGATAAGGAGAAATTTCCGCTGCAGCTGATCCTGCGCGAAATTCTCATTCAGGGTCAAACGAATGACATGGTGAAGATGTCGACCGAGTCGGCGATCAAGCAGCAACGGGAAGTGGAAGGCATCAAATATGCGGTCCTTGTGGTCGCGAATTTACCGGTCCTCGCGCTCTATCCGTTTCTGCAGCGGTATTTCGTGAAGGGCGTCATGATTGGAGCCATCAAAGGATAATTCCTTGCATGGATAAATGATTGGATGCTGAGAAAAAGGGAGGATGAAGCATGAAGCTGAAGAAATGGGGAGGTCTTCTGCTGACCTGCGTATTGTCGGTATCGCTGGCAGCCGGCTGCGGCTCGAAAAATCCGGGAGGGTCGAAGGAAGGGGAAACGCCGGGCGAAACGGCGGCCAATTTGAATCAGACGGGGTTTCCGATCGTGAACGAGCCGATTACGGTGACCGGCTTTGCCGGAAAGTTCTTTGCCAATGCGGACTGGAACAATATCAAGCTTTGGCAGGAATATGAAAAGACGACCAACATCAAGATCCAGTGGGACACGGTGCATAAAGATAATCTCGCGGAAAAACGGAATCTGCTCCTCGCCGGCGGCGATTATCCGGAAATGTTCTACGCTTCGGCGTTCCCGCGGGCAGACCTGCTGAAATACGGCAAGCAGGGGGCGTTTATACCGCTGAATGATCTTATCGATCAGTACGCACCGAACTTTAAGGCCCTCATGGAGAAGTATCCGATCATCGAGAAAGGGATTACGATGCCGGACGGCAATATTTACGGCCTGCCGACGCTGTATGATCCGGAATTCAAATCCGTGCTGTACGGCACGCCGTGGGTGAAGTCGGAATGGCTGACCAAGCTGGGATTATCCGAGCCGCAGACGCTTGATGATTTTTACAATATGCTGAAGGCATTTAAAGAGAAGGATCCGAACGGAAACGGCCAGAAGGATGAAATCGCCTGGGGCGGCGTCGGAGCGGCGGGCATCGTGAATTATTTACGCGGTTCGTTCGGCCTCAACAATCACGGCACGTCGAATATATACGTCGACTCGGATCCCGAGACGGGTAAGGTCCGGTTCATTCCGACCGATCCGCGGTATAAAGAGCTCCTGCAGTACGTAAACAAGCTGTACAAGGACGGCCTGCTGGAGCAGGACATCATGTCCGTGAAGAGCACCGAGGTGGATGCGAAGGGCGTGGAAGGCCTGCTTGGCGTCGTGGATAATGTGGACCCGGTCGCCATCTATAACCAGGAAGGTTATGTTGGCCTGCCGGTGCTGAAGGGACCGCATGGAGATCAGATGTACACCGCAACCGGATCCCCGCTCGGCAATATCGGCATGTTCGTCCTCACGGACAAAGCGAAACATCCGGAAGCCATGATCCGCTGGATGGATTACTTCTACAGCGATGAAGGCATCAGGCTGTTCTTTATGGGGTGGAAAGACGAAACGTATAAGGAAGATGCGGACGGTAACGTGGATTACGTCGACGAAATCAAGAACAACCCGGACGGGCTGAATCTGGACCAGGCGGTCGGACAATATTTGATCTGGCCAGGCGGATATTATCCGGGCTTCGTGACGCAGAAGTATTTTAAAGGTGCGGAAGGGCTGCCGACCTCCGTGGATAATGCGAAAAAGGCTGAGCCTTACGTCATCCCGCAGGACAAAATATGGCCGCCGTTCAACTTTACGGCCGATGAGCAGTCCGAGCTTACCGGCATACAGACGGACATTACCACCTACGTGGATGAAATGAGGGATAAATTCATTTCCGGCAACGAGTCCTTTGACAATTGGGACCAATATGTCACCAATCTGCAGAAAATGGGACTCGACCGATATCTCGCCATTTACGAGTCGGCGGCGGAACGCTACAACCAATAAACAAGATGTTCATACAACTGTGAATGTGTGTGAATGCAAAGGAGCGACATGACATGACACAACTAAAAGCAATCCTGATCGGAGCAGGCGCCCGCGGCGCCGGGGGCTATGCCCCGTATGCGCTGGATTACCCGCATGAGCTGACCTTCGTCGCCGTGGCCGAGGCGGATCCCGTGCGCAGACACCGGTTCGCCGAGAATCACGGTATCCCGCCGGAACGATGCTATGAATCCTGGGAGCCGCTGCTGGCGGAATCCCGGCTTGCCGATATCGCACTCATCTGCACGCAGGACCGGATGCATTACGGACCGACGATGCAGGCGCTGAAGCAGAAGTACCATGTGCTGCTGGAGAAACCGATGTCTCCGGATCCGAAGGAGTGTCTGGAGATGGAGCAGGCGGCAAGGGAGAATGACCGGCTGCTGACCATTTGCCACGTTCTTCGGTATACTCCGTTTTGGAGCACGATCAAGCGCGTGATTCAGCAGGGGACGATCGGGGAGATCGCTTCGATCCAGCTGAACGAGAACGTGGGGTATTGGCATATCGCCCACAGCTTTGTACGCGGAAACTGGAATAACGCTGACAAGGCGAGCCCGATGATTTTGGCCAAATCCTGTCATGATATGGATGTGCTGTCCTGGCTGATGGACCAGCCCTGCACGCAGGTTACATCCTTCGGCTCCCTGATGCATTTTCGCGAGGACCAGGCGCCGGAAGGATCGGCTGACCGCTGTCTGGACTGCAAGGTAGAATCCACATGCCCTTACTCGGCGCCCCGGTTCTATCTGAGTGATCAGTACAAGGGCTGGGCGGGACATTTTACGCATGAGCTGACCAAGGCGAATATCATTCAAGGCCTGCGCAATACCGACTACGGGCGCTGCGTCTACCGGAGCGACAATAATGTGGTCGATCACCAGGTCGTCAACATGGAGTTTGAGGGGGGAGCCACCGCCATGTTCAGCATGTGCGGGTTCACCTACGAGCAGGAACGCCGAATCCAGATCATGGGGACGCGCGGCGAGCTTCGCGGCGAGGAAGGAATGATTACGGTGTACGACTTTTTGACCGGGCAGAAGACGGAAATCTCCATCCCTTCCCAGGCCAGCGGCCACGGCGGCGGCGACAGCGGGATCGTGGCAAGTTTCCTCCAAGAGGTCAGAGGCTACAGCGGCCAGGAGAGCCTGACGTCGGCGAGCGCCTCCGTTCGGAGTCATCTCATCGCCTTTGCGGCGGAAGAATCACGACTGAACCGCGGGAAGTCCATCAACCTGAACGAATACGCGCGGGAGCTGATGGCGCAGGAGTCTGCGTCGAAGTAATGGCAGCAGCGGGAAATGAAGCGGGTGACGAAATACGGTAAAGCAATGGGTAGAAGCAAACGTCTGGAAGCCAACTGTATGGAGATGAAATTGTGGAAGTAAACGTATAGAACAAGCTTATAGAACAAACGTATAGAAGAAACGTATAGAACAAGACTATAGAACAAACGCGTATAGAAGCAAAGGTATAAAAGCAAGCGTATGGAGGCAACGTCAGACGTATGGGGATACAATTGAAGCAAAGCGAGTGGAATCAAATGTTTGGAATCAAATGAGTGGGATAAAAAAACGACAGGAACGACAGGTGGATTCATAGTGTTTGATGGAGCAAGTGGATTAGTTAGAATGTTTGATTGAGTAAATGGATTAGTAAGAATCTTTGATGTTGAATGGATTAGTTAGATTGGTTAAATTGGTTAATTTGGTTTGATTGAATGGATTAGTGGGATTAGTTGGATTAGTTGGATTGGTTGGATTAGTGGTAAGGAGCGGTTAGATGGGTAGTGTAGATTTGTTTATTCTCAATATCTCACGATATGAAAAATTCGAAATAAGGTAGACGGGGCGCAGCACCCAAGTGGTGCTGTTGCTGAGGGCGAGCAGCAAGTCCCGAAAAGGGACTTGTAAGGCTCGAAGAGGCGCCTAAGCCAGCAACAAGTCCCGAAAAAGGACTTGGGCGCCCAAAGAGGCACTCAAACGAGCTGAACCCCGGCAACCGGATTCAGCTCGTTTTTTGTGCATACTGTTGCTTGGGGGCTATACATTGTCCATGTGAATGTCTATAGCATCAATGCGGCTCAAGCCGAATCTGATGGCTTTTTTGATTTTTTGGACAGCATTTTACGCAGGCCGTACATGACGAGCAGCACTAATGGGAAAAGAAAGCCCACGGTGATCGTATATGGTACCCAAATGGTTGCGTCCCATTGCAGCTTGAACGGAACATTGGGATAGATGAAGACGGAAACGGCAGCCAGAACCCAACCAAGCGGCATGACCAGCGGCTGATAGTTTTTAATATTGAATATTTGGCTGATGCCGATCGCAATGGCGTAAAAATACAACGAGATCCGAAAAAACAACGTGATAAACCACATCACCGCCATGGCTGCCTCGATTCGCTGAAGGAAATTTCCGATATTGATTTTCTTGGCCAGCATGTAACTGGGATACATATTTCTGGCTGTAATGTCCGGGCCTAAAACCAGTATCGATAATGCAATAATCACAAATAGGACACCAGCGCCAATTATGCTTCCAATATATACCGCTTTGTATGTCTCCGCCGGTCGGTTGGCGGCTCCTGGAAAGATAATCATCAACACGATGTGCGGCAGAAAGGCAATGCTGATGAACGAGAAGGCGGCCGGGAAGATGGGGCTTACACCTGATTCGAGAATGGGCCCTGCATATTCCCATCGGATCTCCGACAACAATAAGACGCTCATTGACAGAAACAGGAGCAAGAACCAGGGAAACAGCATTTCCGCCGCGCGGGCCAGTACTTCCAGCCCCAAACGCACTCCCAGTACAGCCAGCGCCCCGAAGAGGAAGATGATGGCCTGAATCGGTGTTTCAGGGAGCATCTGGATGGTCATGAAGATGCCGATTTCGTGTAATACTGTGGCGGGACCTCCAAGGAATAGCGTAAGCAGAAGCAAGAAGCTCACCATTTTACCGATCCATTTCCCAAACAGCTTTTCGGCCCATTGCATCAAATTCGCTTCCGGGTGCTTTCTGAATAGTTGCATCTGCACCGCCAAGATGATAAATCCGAGGCCGGCCCCCACCAAACAGGCAATCCAGGCATCTTGCTTAGCAATGGAGGCCAATCCCGATGGAACGATAAGAATCGCGCTGCCGATCGTATACAAAGCGGTTAAAATGCTGATCTGGCGCAAAGAAATTTTTATTACGGGCATGCTCCCCGCTCCTTTTCCTATTGAATCAAACCGACGGCTGAGAGCCAATCACTGAACGGTTTGAACACCATGGTGATCACATTCACGGGTGTCGGGAGATCATTCATGATCGTCTGGGCCACGCTGATGCCAATACCCAATAGCAAAAATGCGGCAAACCCCCAGATTTCCCTGTATTCTCCTTCACGAAGCATCCTTGGCAGCTCAAGCCAGGTTATGACTCCGGCAGAAACCGCAATTATCGCAATATTCAGCATGCGTTCGCCTCATTCCTTAAGGTTATTTAGAAAAGTGTCGTTGGTTGTGCCGGTTCGCCGGATTTTGTAATCCACATGGATACGGGTCTCGAGGTTCGGAAAGTATCGGTCATTCCACGCTTCCTTCATTTTCTTCCATTCTCTCGGATGCGAATGACGAAGCGCTTCACCGAAGCCGAAGATGTCAACTTTAAGGTCCTTTTGTACTTTGTCGACAACAGACTCCAAGCTTCGCCTTAAATCCTCTTCCATTTCAGCTTCGAGCTCCTTCACGGTCGCAGGCTGAGATACATCCAAGCTGCTGCATTCCACGGCACCAATATTGCCCTCCATGCGAATCTTGACATCCATTTCCGGGCGGTCATTCACTATGCTTCCCTTCATCTTGGCTTGGGTCCTCAGCGTCTCAATGATGATCTTTCCCTCGTCCTTCTCCTTGCAGGGAATGAAGCCTACAGAGCTTTTGACATTCCCTGTTACGAGCCGGTAATTTCGGCTATCCCGCTCATTTAACCAGCCGACCAATTTATCGAATTTGAAAACGGCAAGGCCGGAATATTTCAATTGGCTTAGTGTTTCGATATTTTCAATATTTTTCCTCGTTCCTCCGATTTCCCGGTCCCCCGTGATCACCAGCCCTGTTAGCACGGGATGCTTGCCGCTGCTGATAAGGTCGTTGATCAATTCATCCAGTGTAACGGCCATGCTGGATGACCAAGACTTCTCGGAGATTTGCAAGGATTCATAAAGTTTGTTGGCAGGGATGGTCTCCATGGACGTCATGATTTTCAAGGTTTCCTCCGCTGTTGCTCCTTTGGTCACCACGAGGTAGAAATCGGGTCTGAATTCATGGTCCCTGGATAACAGGTCAAGCACTTTGGCGATTCCCTCCCTCGCCATCGCCTCATCCATCAGAAACATCCGGAGATGGG from Paenibacillus ihbetae includes:
- a CDS encoding GerAB/ArcD/ProY family transporter → MPVIKISLRQISILTALYTIGSAILIVPSGLASIAKQDAWIACLVGAGLGFIILAVQMQLFRKHPEANLMQWAEKLFGKWIGKMVSFLLLLTLFLGGPATVLHEIGIFMTIQMLPETPIQAIIFLFGALAVLGVRLGLEVLARAAEMLFPWFLLLFLSMSVLLLSEIRWEYAGPILESGVSPIFPAAFSFISIAFLPHIVLMIIFPGAANRPAETYKAVYIGSIIGAGVLFVIIALSILVLGPDITARNMYPSYMLAKKINIGNFLQRIEAAMAVMWFITLFFRISLYFYAIAIGISQIFNIKNYQPLVMPLGWVLAAVSVFIYPNVPFKLQWDATIWVPYTITVGFLFPLVLLVMYGLRKMLSKKSKKPSDSA
- a CDS encoding carbohydrate ABC transporter permease; the protein is MQIESRGDRIFNIINYTILILVTLIVLYPLLFVLSASFSDPQTVLRGEMLLWPKGFNLNSYVKIFQNQDIISGFTNTLIYTSLGTLINLTMTILAAYPLSRKDFVGRNAIMALLVFTMFFSGGLIPTYLLIKNLGMLNSLWVMIIPNAVSIWNIIIMRTFFQQSIPNELQEAATIDGCSNIKILTRIILPLSMPIIAVTILFYAVGHWNAFFNALLYLSDKEKFPLQLILREILIQGQTNDMVKMSTESAIKQQREVEGIKYAVLVVANLPVLALYPFLQRYFVKGVMIGAIKG
- a CDS encoding Gfo/Idh/MocA family protein → MTQLKAILIGAGARGAGGYAPYALDYPHELTFVAVAEADPVRRHRFAENHGIPPERCYESWEPLLAESRLADIALICTQDRMHYGPTMQALKQKYHVLLEKPMSPDPKECLEMEQAARENDRLLTICHVLRYTPFWSTIKRVIQQGTIGEIASIQLNENVGYWHIAHSFVRGNWNNADKASPMILAKSCHDMDVLSWLMDQPCTQVTSFGSLMHFREDQAPEGSADRCLDCKVESTCPYSAPRFYLSDQYKGWAGHFTHELTKANIIQGLRNTDYGRCVYRSDNNVVDHQVVNMEFEGGATAMFSMCGFTYEQERRIQIMGTRGELRGEEGMITVYDFLTGQKTEISIPSQASGHGGGDSGIVASFLQEVRGYSGQESLTSASASVRSHLIAFAAEESRLNRGKSINLNEYARELMAQESASK
- a CDS encoding ABC transporter permease, yielding MANTSLQSPAIAATETKRSRYKWNRIWRNWQLYVLISPVIAYYILFQYVPMYGIQIAFKDFIATQGIWGSPWVGLDHFERFFNGYYFWRLIKNTLGIGLYSLAVGFPVPIILALLMNEVRAEKFKRFVQTITYAPHFLSIVVVVGMMMIFLSPRYGILNHFIEMFGGKAINFMTEPGWFKTLYVLSDVWQTMGWSSIIYLAALAGIDNQLHEAARVDGATRLQRIWHINIPGIMPTIIILLILNIGSIMSIGFEKVLLMQNNLNMESSDIIATYVYRMGIQNAEYSFSAAVGLFNSVINFVLLVVVNFISRRVSETSLW
- a CDS encoding Ger(x)C family spore germination protein, which produces MKRILALILLHIIVTLLLSGCWNRRELNELAIAVAAGVDWVDGRYRLTVQVAIPGQVTAKRSGGPQAPATLYTAEGDTIFEASRRMTQISPRKIYFSHLRMFLMDEAMAREGIAKVLDLLSRDHEFRPDFYLVVTKGATAEETLKIMTSMETIPANKLYESLQISEKSWSSSMAVTLDELINDLISSGKHPVLTGLVITGDREIGGTRKNIENIETLSQLKYSGLAVFKFDKLVGWLNERDSRNYRLVTGNVKSSVGFIPCKEKDEGKIIIETLRTQAKMKGSIVNDRPEMDVKIRMEGNIGAVECSSLDVSQPATVKELEAEMEEDLRRSLESVVDKVQKDLKVDIFGFGEALRHSHPREWKKMKEAWNDRYFPNLETRIHVDYKIRRTGTTNDTFLNNLKE
- a CDS encoding extracellular solute-binding protein, with translation MKLKKWGGLLLTCVLSVSLAAGCGSKNPGGSKEGETPGETAANLNQTGFPIVNEPITVTGFAGKFFANADWNNIKLWQEYEKTTNIKIQWDTVHKDNLAEKRNLLLAGGDYPEMFYASAFPRADLLKYGKQGAFIPLNDLIDQYAPNFKALMEKYPIIEKGITMPDGNIYGLPTLYDPEFKSVLYGTPWVKSEWLTKLGLSEPQTLDDFYNMLKAFKEKDPNGNGQKDEIAWGGVGAAGIVNYLRGSFGLNNHGTSNIYVDSDPETGKVRFIPTDPRYKELLQYVNKLYKDGLLEQDIMSVKSTEVDAKGVEGLLGVVDNVDPVAIYNQEGYVGLPVLKGPHGDQMYTATGSPLGNIGMFVLTDKAKHPEAMIRWMDYFYSDEGIRLFFMGWKDETYKEDADGNVDYVDEIKNNPDGLNLDQAVGQYLIWPGGYYPGFVTQKYFKGAEGLPTSVDNAKKAEPYVIPQDKIWPPFNFTADEQSELTGIQTDITTYVDEMRDKFISGNESFDNWDQYVTNLQKMGLDRYLAIYESAAERYNQ